The Kribbella sp. HUAS MG21 genome includes the window CCGCTCCTGGTCCGGCATCCACATCTCGCCGACGAAGAACCGGTCGTCGTACGTGTCGGCGATCCGCCGCCAACCGCGGTACACCTCGTGCACCTCGTCGTGGTCGGTGTACGACTCCGCCTCGCTGTCGAGGTCCTTGAACAGTACGGCGGCACTGTCGATGCGGATCCCGTCCACACCGCGCTCCAGCCAGAACCGGAGGATGTCGTGAAACTCCTCGACCACCTCCGGGTTGCGCCAGTTGAAGTCGGGCTGCTCCGGGGCGAACAGGTGCAGGTACCACTCGCCGTCCGCGACCTGCGTCCAGGCGGGGCCGTTGAAGATCGACTGCCAGTCGTTGGGCGGGCCGTCACCGCGGCCGGCGCGGAACACGAACCGCTCGCGCTCGGGTGAACCGGGTCCGGCGCGCAGCGCCTCGACGAACCAGTCCTGTTGGTCGGACCCATGGTTCGGCACGATGTCGATGATCGTCCGGATGCCCAGCGCGTGCGCCTCGGCGATGTACGCCTCGGCTTCGGCGAGCGTCCCGAACGCCGGCTCGATCGCCCGGTAGTCCGCGACGTCGTACCCACCGTCGGCCATCGGCGACGGGTACCACGGGTTCAACCAGATCGCGTCGATCCCGAGCTCCGCCAGATACGGCAACCTCGCCCGCAACCCGGCCAGATCCCCGATCCCGTCGCCGTTGCCGTCGGCGAAGCTACGCAGGTAGACCTGGTAGATCGCAGCACCGCGCCACCACTCGTCGGCCATCAAATCTCCTTAACCTTTCAAGCTTCCGGCGGTGAGGCCGGCCATGATGCTGCGCTGGAATACGAAGAACACCAGGATCGTGGGCAGGCTGGCGATGACCAGGGAGGCGATCAGGACGTTCTGGGGCAGTTGGGCGGACAGGGACGCGATGCCGACGCTGATCGACATCTTGCTGGTTTCCGGGAGGACCAGGAGGGGCCAGACGAAGTCCTTCCAGACCGTCACGACGGACAGGATCGACACCACGCCGATGATCGGCCGGGACACCGGCAGCACGATCGACCAGAGGATCCGCAGCGGTGTCGCGCCGTCGATCTCCGCGGCCTCGAGCAGTTCCTTCGGGATCGAGTCGAAGAACCGCTTCAGCAGGAACACGAAGAAGCCGTTTGCGGCCGCCGGCAACCAGATCGCCCACGGAGTGTTCAGCAGGTCGAGGTGCAGGATCGGCAGGTCCTTCGCCACCAGGTACGTCGGCAGCAGCAGCACCATCGGCGGGATCATCAAGGTCGCCAGCATCGCGCCCAGCACCAGCTTCCCGAGCATCGGCCGCAGCTTCGACAGCGCGTACGCCGCCGAGACATCGACCGCAAGCGTGAACAACCACGCGCCACCGGCGTACAGCGCGGTGTTCTTCAGGAACACCCCGAGCTGCAACTGCTCCCACGCGTCCGCGTACACCTGCAGGTCAAACGTTTTCGGAAAGAAGCTCGGCGGGATCTGCGCGAGCTCGTCCGGTGACTTCAGCGCGCCGGTCACCATCCAGTACAGCGGGAACACGAACGCGCCGGTGAACCCGACGACCGTGACCGTCAGCACCGTCCAGTAGACGAAGCGCCCACGCGGACTGCGCAGCGCTTGGGGGGACACCAGGGTTCTCATCGCTCGGCCTCCCGGGACACCCGCAGGTAGATCGCGGAGAACACCATCAGCACGATCATCAGCATCAGCCCGAGCGCGGATCCGCCGCCGAAGTCGCCGAAGTTGAACGCGTACTGGTACATCAGGTAGGCGACCGTCACGGTCGCGTTCTCCGGGCCGCCACCGGTCAACAGGTACGGCTCGATGAACACCTGCATGGTCGCGACGATTTGCAGCAGCAGCATCACCAGCAGGATCAGCTTGGTCTGCGGGATCGTCACATGCCGGACCCGCTTGAACAGCCCGGCGCCGTCGAGCTCCGCGGACTCGTACAGCTCACCCGGGATGCTCTGCAGCGCGGCGAGGTAGATCAGCGTGCCGGTCCCGAGGTTCATCCACGTCGACACGATCACCAGGCTGACGAGCGCCGTACTCGTCGAGTCCAGCCAGCTGAGCGGCGGCAGGTGGACGGCGTCCAGCGCCTGGTTGAAGAGCCCCGCGCCCGGGTCGTAGAACCACTTGAACAGCAGCACCGCGACCGCCGGCGGCAGCATCACCGGCAGGTAGACGACGAACCGCAGGTACGCCTTCGCGTGCTTCAACTCGTTGAGTACGACGGCCAGGACGAACGGCACGGCGTACCCGATCACCAGCGCCAGCCCGCTGAACACCGCCGTGTTCAGCCACGCAGCCGCGAACGCCGGGTCCGCGATCACGGTCCGGAAGTTGTCGAACCCGACCCAGCGTCCGGGGTCGACGAAGTTGTTCTGCTGGAAGCTCAGCACGATCTCCCGGACCATCGGGTACCAGGAGAACAGCGCGAAGCAGATCAGCGCGCCGCAGAGGAAGCCGTACGCCGTCAGGTTGCGGCCCACGGCCCGCCGCCGCGCGTCGCGCCTGCGGGGGGATCGCCGGTCCGTCGTCCCCAGCGGCTGGGGACGACGGACCCGCTCCTCGGTCACGGTCATTACGTGTTCTTCGCCAGGATCTTGTTGGCCTTGGACTCCGCGTCGGCGAGCAGCTTGTCGATGTCGGCGTCCTTGCGGGTCAGGACGGCGGACATCGCGACGTCGAGGACGGCGTACAGCTCCTGGGCCTTCGGCGGCTCGAGCTTGTTCGTGATGCTGCCCTGCGCCTCGACGTACGGCGTGAAGTTGTCGACCGGCACGGTGGCGTGCTGCTTGCGCAGCGCGTTGATCTCGTTGCCCGGGGCACTGTTCCCGTACAGGTCCGGGATCGGCAGGCCGACCGGACGGCCCTGCGCCTTCGCGCGCTGGTAGTTGAACTGCCCCTGGCCCGGCGTCAGCTCGTGGAACTCCAGCCACAGCAGGCCGGCCTTGATCTTCTCCGGCGACGCCTTCGGGTTGAACATGTACCCGTCGCCGCCGCTCAGCGACGACTTGCCCTCCGACTCCGGTACGGCGGCCACGCCGTAGTCCTCGAACTTGCCCTTGAAGTCGTTGTTCACCGACTGCACGACGTCCGGCGCGCCGATCATCATGCCGAGCTTGCCGCCGCCCATCATGCGCATCAGGTCCTCCCACTGGAGCAGCTGCTTGCTGCCCATCGAGTTGTCCTCCCAGCGCATCTTCTGCAGGGTCTCCAGGACCGCCTTGCCCTCCGGGCTGTTGAAGGCCGCGGTCTTGCCGTCCTCGCTGGTCATCGACCCGCCGCGCGCGTAGAGCTCCGCCGCGAAGTGCCAGCCGCCGGTGTTGCCGGCCGAGTACTCACCGAACCCGACATACCCCGGACCGAGCGCGGCGATCTTCTTCGCGGCCGCGCGCACCTCGTCCCAGGTCTTCGGCGGGTTGGCCGGGTCCAGTCCGGCCTGGGTGAACAGCTTGCGGTTGTAGACCAGGCCCATGTTGTAGTTGTTCCGCGGCAGACCGTAGGTCTTGTCGCCGTCCTTGAAGACGCTCATCACGTCCTGGCGCAGGTCCTTCACCTTGCCGACGCTGCCGACGTACTGGCTGATGTCGGCGGCCTGCTTCTTCTCGATGATCTTCCGGACGTCGGTGTAGTAGACGTAGAAGACGTCCTCCTGCGTCCCGCCGGCCAGCTTGGCCTGGAACGTGTCCGGGTTGATGCAGGGGAACGCGTCCTTGCCCTCGACCGTGATGTTCGGGTGCGCCTGCTGGAACGCGGTGACGTCCGCGTCCCAGGCCTCGCGCTCCTTCGGGTTGCTCTTCGGCGGCTGACAGCCGACCGTGATCGTCACCTTGCCGTCGGTCTCCCCCGCCGACTTCTGGTCATCCGATCCGCAGGACGCGGCCACCAGCCCGAGTCCCGTCACCAGCAGCAGGCTGAGCCCGCGGCGCCTTCTGGTCATCTCCACCCTCTCCCTTG containing:
- a CDS encoding carbohydrate ABC transporter permease, whose protein sequence is MRTLVSPQALRSPRGRFVYWTVLTVTVVGFTGAFVFPLYWMVTGALKSPDELAQIPPSFFPKTFDLQVYADAWEQLQLGVFLKNTALYAGGAWLFTLAVDVSAAYALSKLRPMLGKLVLGAMLATLMIPPMVLLLPTYLVAKDLPILHLDLLNTPWAIWLPAAANGFFVFLLKRFFDSIPKELLEAAEIDGATPLRILWSIVLPVSRPIIGVVSILSVVTVWKDFVWPLLVLPETSKMSISVGIASLSAQLPQNVLIASLVIASLPTILVFFVFQRSIMAGLTAGSLKG
- a CDS encoding sugar ABC transporter permease — encoded protein: MTVTEERVRRPQPLGTTDRRSPRRRDARRRAVGRNLTAYGFLCGALICFALFSWYPMVREIVLSFQQNNFVDPGRWVGFDNFRTVIADPAFAAAWLNTAVFSGLALVIGYAVPFVLAVVLNELKHAKAYLRFVVYLPVMLPPAVAVLLFKWFYDPGAGLFNQALDAVHLPPLSWLDSTSTALVSLVIVSTWMNLGTGTLIYLAALQSIPGELYESAELDGAGLFKRVRHVTIPQTKLILLVMLLLQIVATMQVFIEPYLLTGGGPENATVTVAYLMYQYAFNFGDFGGGSALGLMLMIVLMVFSAIYLRVSREAER
- a CDS encoding extracellular solute-binding protein; this encodes MTRRRRGLSLLLVTGLGLVAASCGSDDQKSAGETDGKVTITVGCQPPKSNPKEREAWDADVTAFQQAHPNITVEGKDAFPCINPDTFQAKLAGGTQEDVFYVYYTDVRKIIEKKQAADISQYVGSVGKVKDLRQDVMSVFKDGDKTYGLPRNNYNMGLVYNRKLFTQAGLDPANPPKTWDEVRAAAKKIAALGPGYVGFGEYSAGNTGGWHFAAELYARGGSMTSEDGKTAAFNSPEGKAVLETLQKMRWEDNSMGSKQLLQWEDLMRMMGGGKLGMMIGAPDVVQSVNNDFKGKFEDYGVAAVPESEGKSSLSGGDGYMFNPKASPEKIKAGLLWLEFHELTPGQGQFNYQRAKAQGRPVGLPIPDLYGNSAPGNEINALRKQHATVPVDNFTPYVEAQGSITNKLEPPKAQELYAVLDVAMSAVLTRKDADIDKLLADAESKANKILAKNT